The following coding sequences lie in one Cryptococcus neoformans var. neoformans B-3501A chromosome 2, whole genome shotgun sequence genomic window:
- a CDS encoding hypothetical protein (HMMPfam hit to Ank, Ankyrin repeat, score: 47.1, E(): 5e-11), translated as MAQTSGKNLWVAASDGDIERVKYLIEQENCTANDKDANSYTPLHAAASYAHIDLLSYLLSIGGDPNLTDDDGETPLYVVENIEVAKFLIDSGADPKWKNQEGLTAAEQLEEDHPEVAAFLRGLTGEAAPTRPEAMVDEREAVDGDISNGQISQLALDNYTSTQTVALLQEAQRIMEECARDGVEPDERLREVVERAVRDGLAFGREAGEDEAPAPAGGDQQKRARED; from the exons ATGGCTCAAACATCTGGGAAGAACCTCTGGGTAGCCGCTTCTGACGGCGATATCGAGCGAGTCAAA TACTTGATCGAGCAGGAAAATTGCACCGCTAACGACAAAGATGCCAATTCATACACTCCTCT TCACGCAGCTGCCTCTTACGCTCACATCGATCTTCTCTCCTACCTCCTGTCAATCGGCGGTGACCCCAATCTCACGGACGACGACGGAGAAACACCTCTATATGTTGTTGAAAACATTGAAGTTGCCAAATTTCTTATTGACAGCGGTGCCGACCCCAAATGGAAGAATCAAGAGGGTTTAACAGCTGCCGAGCAGCTGGAGGAAGACCATCCAGAGGTGGCAGCGTTCCTCCGAGGGTTGACAGGCGAAGCGGCGCCCACAAGACCCGAGGCAATGGTTGATGAAAGGGAGGCTGTGGATGGAGATATCTCCAATGGTCAAATATCTCAGCTCGCTTTGGATAACTATACGTCAACGCAAACTGTTGCTTTACTTCAAGAGGCACAACGGATCATGGAAGAATGTGCCAGAGATGGTGTGGAGCCGGATGAACGGCTGAGGGAGGTTGTAGAGCGGGCAGTAAGGGATGGATTGGCTTTTGGAAGGGAAGCcggggaagatgaagctcCGGCACCAGCGGGAGGCGACCAGCAAAAGCGGGCTAGAGAGGATTGA